In Mycobacterium sp. JS623, one genomic interval encodes:
- a CDS encoding CaiB/BaiF CoA transferase family protein, whose product MSQGPLSGIRILEVGVMLAGPYATMLLADLGAEVIKIEPPGGEISRQVSDSYFASLNRNKQSVCLDLRSEQGRQRLGELVANSHALLVNMKPSAIKRLGLTYEALRGFNERIVCVAMTGFGLEGGDDPAFDYVIQAATGVAAMTGDPDGPPTLPGYSSADNSTGLAAALGLLAQIVSGRGGQVDVCLRDVMLSQLNYRASAYLNDGVAPQRYPFGAHSYYVPAQLFSTANGYLALFITHDTFWKAFAGEAKIDGFPTMAERAAKRDEVLYVVAAALATDTALGWESRLRPLGIPAAAVRTLPEALEATPEALVTAGDFRLIGSPIRIAGYEPDFRPPPSLHEHGDVDS is encoded by the coding sequence ATGAGCCAAGGGCCGCTTTCAGGCATCCGCATTCTCGAGGTCGGTGTCATGCTGGCTGGCCCATACGCGACGATGTTGCTGGCCGATCTCGGCGCCGAGGTCATCAAGATCGAGCCGCCGGGCGGCGAGATCTCCCGGCAGGTCAGCGACAGCTATTTCGCGAGCCTGAACCGCAACAAGCAGAGCGTCTGCCTGGATCTGCGGTCGGAGCAGGGGCGACAGCGGCTCGGGGAGCTGGTCGCGAATTCGCATGCACTGCTGGTGAATATGAAGCCGTCGGCGATCAAGCGGCTCGGGCTCACCTACGAAGCATTGCGGGGCTTCAACGAGCGAATTGTCTGCGTAGCGATGACCGGCTTTGGGTTGGAGGGCGGCGACGACCCGGCGTTCGACTACGTCATCCAGGCGGCCACGGGCGTCGCCGCGATGACCGGCGACCCGGATGGTCCACCGACGTTGCCGGGCTACTCGTCGGCCGACAACTCAACGGGTTTGGCGGCGGCGCTGGGATTGCTCGCTCAAATCGTCTCGGGGCGCGGCGGGCAGGTGGACGTGTGTCTGCGTGACGTGATGCTGTCGCAGCTGAACTATCGAGCGTCGGCCTACCTCAACGACGGCGTGGCGCCGCAGCGTTACCCCTTCGGCGCGCACTCGTATTACGTTCCGGCGCAGCTGTTCTCGACGGCCAATGGGTACCTGGCGCTGTTCATTACGCACGATACATTTTGGAAGGCATTCGCCGGCGAGGCGAAGATCGACGGATTCCCGACGATGGCCGAGCGTGCTGCGAAGCGCGATGAGGTGCTGTACGTCGTCGCCGCTGCGCTGGCCACCGACACTGCGCTCGGTTGGGAGTCGCGACTGCGCCCGCTCGGCATTCCGGCCGCAGCGGTGCGCACGCTGCCTGAGGCATTGGAGGCAACCCCCGAGGCGCTTGTCACGGCAGGGGATTTCAGGTTGATCGGCAGCCCGATCCGCATTGCGGGTTACGAGCCGGACTTCCGTCCGCCGCCATCGCTTCACGAACACGGCGACGTCGACTCTTAG
- a CDS encoding LLM class F420-dependent oxidoreductase, whose product MRLGVMIGAERGDMIRKVKKLLDDIEWAESAGLDTAWMPQVPNDFDCLTMVSLMGARTSRIELGTAVVPLQAQHPIALARQALSVHAGTGGRLALGVGPSHHWIVRDMLGIPYEKPAAYTRDYLEVLNQAVAGPGDVDVENDTFTVHNPTVLGAETPMPVLVAALGPVMLQIAGELADGTVLWMADERAIGDHIAPRITKAADNAGRPAPRIVAGIPVCLCANSEIDAAKERANRILAEAETSPNYQKLLDRGDARDVGDLTAAGDEEAILARFRQFADAGVTDLSVRLLPIGDNRDELIASKYRTREVISQLAAEVR is encoded by the coding sequence ATGCGCCTTGGCGTGATGATCGGGGCCGAGCGCGGCGACATGATTCGCAAGGTCAAGAAGCTGCTCGATGACATCGAGTGGGCGGAGTCCGCCGGGCTGGATACCGCGTGGATGCCACAGGTGCCCAACGACTTCGACTGCCTCACCATGGTTTCGCTGATGGGCGCCCGCACGTCGCGCATCGAGCTGGGTACAGCGGTGGTGCCGCTGCAGGCTCAGCATCCGATCGCGTTGGCGCGTCAGGCGCTGTCGGTGCATGCCGGCACGGGTGGACGGCTGGCGCTGGGGGTGGGGCCGTCACACCACTGGATCGTGCGCGACATGCTCGGCATCCCCTACGAGAAGCCCGCGGCCTACACGCGCGACTATCTCGAGGTGCTCAACCAGGCGGTGGCCGGACCGGGTGACGTCGACGTGGAGAATGACACCTTCACCGTTCACAATCCGACTGTGCTGGGCGCCGAGACACCAATGCCGGTGCTGGTCGCGGCGCTCGGACCGGTAATGCTGCAGATTGCCGGTGAACTCGCCGACGGGACCGTGCTGTGGATGGCCGACGAACGGGCGATCGGAGATCACATCGCGCCGCGGATCACCAAGGCCGCCGACAATGCGGGACGTCCGGCGCCGCGGATCGTCGCGGGTATCCCGGTGTGCCTGTGCGCCAACTCCGAGATCGACGCGGCGAAGGAGCGGGCCAATCGGATTCTGGCTGAGGCGGAGACGTCGCCGAATTACCAGAAGCTGCTCGATCGCGGCGATGCCCGCGATGTCGGTGACCTGACCGCCGCCGGTGATGAGGAAGCGATTCTCGCGCGATTCCGACAATTCGCCGATGCGGGCGTCACCGACCTGTCCGTTCGGTTGCTGCCGATCGGCGACAACCGAGATGAGCTGATTGCCTCCAAATACCGTACTCGCGAAGTCATTTCGCAGCTAGCCGCTGAAGTGCGATGA
- a CDS encoding cobalamin B12-binding domain-containing protein → MAARVLVAKPGLDGHDRGAKIVARTLRDAGFEVIYTGIRQRIEDIVSIALQEDVALVGLSILSGAHVALTTRTVDALKAADAGDIAVVVGGTIPQGDVPKLLDAGAAAVFPTGTPLDVLVQEVRKLTSERVTD, encoded by the coding sequence ATGGCAGCGCGCGTTCTGGTCGCAAAGCCGGGCCTGGACGGCCATGACCGCGGGGCGAAGATCGTCGCCCGCACACTGCGCGACGCCGGCTTCGAGGTCATCTATACCGGCATCCGGCAACGCATCGAGGACATCGTATCCATTGCGCTGCAGGAAGATGTTGCGCTGGTTGGCCTTTCGATCCTGTCCGGCGCGCACGTGGCGTTGACGACCCGCACCGTCGACGCGCTCAAGGCGGCCGACGCGGGTGACATCGCCGTCGTAGTCGGCGGCACCATCCCGCAGGGAGACGTTCCGAAGTTGCTGGACGCCGGTGCCGCTGCCGTGTTCCCGACGGGCACGCCATTGGACGTGCTTGTCCAAGAGGTGCGAAAGCTGACATCGGAAAGGGTGACGGACTGA